The DNA region TTGATGTGACATCTACAAGTCTTTTTAATAGCCAAGAGAAttggaaatgtttttgtaaCATGTGCTGTTTAGATTGTCTTTTAGATGAAGCCTTTACTCAAATGTTACGACTACAATactatataaaaatacaaatataaatcaaactCTACTGGAGTTATACATGTTGACAAATTACTGTGTGGCAGGGAGCTGTTTTCCtctgtaaatgttgtgttttaatgctTACTGTCAAAATGATATTGGTTTGTGTGCAGTTTCAGTGGGATCACTTAATAACTTTAGGATTATTATTTATATGGATtcatttacattattttgtttgtatggCCTGACTAAATACTGAATATCTGAGGCACCTACACTCCACTATTTCCCCAAGTAACATTATCCAAAGCAAATGATCTAATATTATATCTTTATATTTAGTCTTTAAAAAACACCTGTTTCATTTGAATGTCTTTTGGAGACCTTGATGAAGACCACAAACTGAAACGTGGCAGTCTAATAAAGTTAAatgtgttgctggagctttctGACCTCTTTAagactttttctctctccatgctGCTCCCTGGAAGACGGTGATGTTTTCTCCTGCAGTCATTTAAACCTCTTAAATTGAAATCACGCAGGATTCATAAGCTCTAAGCATATATGAACTCCACACTGCACTTTATTGAAGTAGCTACTTCAAATCCCTTAGGCTACATTGTAATCATGTAATGCTTTAATgatatatctgtgtgtctgtctccattgggcagaaatgtcatcccagcctttcttcctctgtccacacAGTACAACAACTATTACATGATTGAAAACAGATGTATTTCAGcagttttgtgaagtcaaagtggggtcacaagccaaaaaaggttgggaaccatgGACTAAGTTATGCCAGTGTATTCAGTTCAAAATAAAGTTATCAATACTGCAATGATGGTACACATCTCACCCCAGACACTGTATGTTCACCACCCTTCCCTCAGGCAGACTCAGGACCATTCGCACATGGACAAACACACTAAGAAACTGCTTCTTTCCCAGAGCTGTGGACAAATATTACATAATAACAATATTACTTGTGCAATAACTTTGTAATTCACTGCTTTacaattgtttatttattcttcattgcaataaaactgtttatttactcatccagtcactgcacaataacaactgtatatattctttcactgcactataacttcaattatttgcactatatctctctatatatatttgtttacctaatcagtcactgcacaataataactgtagcctatatattcttttcagtcaccacaactgtctatttatgtattattattattattattattattcattcactgaacagcaaatGTTCTGGCCACTTTTCACAAACATATTTGTCttcatatcaccacaaatatatttttatataggtgaactgtttttgtaaacgctgctgtatATGAAGTttcgttgtgtccttgtatacaatgataataaatattatatctatGATCTAGTGTGGGAAAGTCATTTTCTATCCACTTCTGAGAGGCTTTCATGTTGTACGGTACATTTCAGCGTCTCCTTGattaaacagagacaaactgagCAGGTATGTGTCGCAAATAGGCAAAGCGAACCTTTCTACctgaggctgtttgtgtttagtGTTGACTTATCTACACTCAACTTAACTGCCGAAGAAGAAGTCGTGTATGTCACGTGACACGTTTAGCCGGGTTAAACTTCCTGTATTTAATTCAGTCTATTTTCTCTAACATTGCACCGTGAATACAACACGTCGACAGTGACATAGTTGTCTTAACGCTGCCCGAGTGACGAGTTGATCAGGAAACAAACAGGTGAGGTCAGGACACTCGTCTGCTGATGCTACATGCTCATGCTATCTGTATTTACAGTGTGACAGCTGTGACACGGAACACTTCTCTTCTTActacatttattgttttattgttttgtttttcagcgtGTGCAGGTGAGCTTTCATATTAGGTGGTTGAGGTCGTACCTTCACTAAACACCTGGTCGCCATGGCTAACCTGCTGTCAATGAAATGCCTTTCCTCTCTGAAGAAATCtggaaacataaaacatttaaggtCCGCAGCTGTGAGCATCGATAAACGAAACTACAGCAGCAAACATGGAGAGTATCTGCACCAAAGTGTTGTCCCCTCGATGCATTACCAGAAGAGTTTACCCAGGTAAGAGACGACAGTGGTttagcatttgtttttattaatttaaaccCTCACATTTAGTTTCATTGTGCATAGCTTcgattaaataaatgtaaaccaCACAGAAATATGAAATGGCTGCAGGAAGGTGTTGTACAAATAAAGAAGGTGACCCATCAAGCTCTTAGATGAATGTAGGTGAAAGTGCACACTTTAATTTTTTATCAATGGCCACTAGGGGGCCGTGACAGCACCGTGCATCTCTTTTATTAGCATgggaaacaaatgtttacattatcaaagttaaaataaaagtaaaacactAAATGAAGTACGGTTAAAGCATAacacaaattaaatattaaaggaaCAGCTGTGTAGGTTTACAgttttatagtgtgtgtgtgtgtgtgtgtgtgtgtgtgtgtgtgtgtgtgtgtgtgtgtgtatagagataattagtgtgtgtatgcattcaTATTCACTTAAATAATTAGTGTGTTTTATCTACAGAGATTTTAAGTACAGATGATGGTGACACACAGAACCTTAGACTGTCTTGTTTGTGGCGGTTTTGAGCTCTTTTCCGGTCATCTGTATCTTTTTGTATCAGACTGAAGACTCAGTTTGTATTTCATTGTTAGGCTTCCCATTCCCAAACTGGAGGATACCATCAAGAGGTATTTAGCTGCCCAGAGGCCTCTGTTGGACGATGAGCAGTTCAAGTAAGTTTTCTGAAGTCggagaaaaatgtaattgtattGTTTATATATTGACTAATTATTTCTATAATTTTAAAAGCTTAtaagagacttttttttattgtgtttcctcagaacaacagagaaacttgcacaggatttccagcatggggTGGGAAAACAGATGCACGAAGAACTGGTAGctcaggacaaaaacaacaagcacacaAGCTACATCTCAGGTAGGGCTGGGCGATTCATCGAGTTTTAATTTCAATCACGATGGCTTCCAACGATCATTGAAACACGATGGTCGAGGTTAAATGGTTCCTGTGCTGCATGCCGTAGATGTTTCAAAGCCTTTGTTATATTTCGGCCTCAAGAGTTCATCACCACTACCTCAGaattatttcttgtttttcaaagtgttctGAATGTGAGAGTgttaaaagctgtttaaattTGATGAATACATGTGATTGAGATGTTGTACAATCAATGAGAAATCGGGTTTAATATTTATGATCTAAATAGTCGTGATCAACCAGCACTCATCTCTAATAAGCAACAAAGTAATTTGATCCTTATTGAATCTAGcttcatatttatatatatttttttccaggACCGTGGTTTGACATGTATCTTTCTGCACGCGACTCTGTGGTGCTGAACTTCAACCCCTTCATGTCCTTCAATCCCGACCCCAAGACGGAGTACAACAACCAGCTCGTGCGAGCCACCAATATGGTGTGTTCGGCAGTGCGCTTCATGAAAACACTGCGAGCTGGAATACTGGAGCCGGAGGTTTTCCACCTTAATCCAGCAAAGAGCGACACAGACGGCTTTAAGAAGTTAATCCGCTGGGTCCCGTCTTCCCTGTCTTGGTATGGAGCGTACATGGTAAATGCGTACCCCCTGGACATGTCTCAGTACTTTCGCCTCTTCAACTCCTCACGGATTCCCAAACAGGGGCGAGATGAGCTCTTTACTGACGACAAAGGGCGTCACCTCCTCGTTATGAGGAATGGCAACATGTATGTGTTTGACATTGTGAACAGGGATGGAAATTTGGTGAGCCCCGCAGAGATCCAGTCCCATTTGAAGTACATTTTGTCCGACCCGACACCGGCAGCTGCTTTTCCTCTTGGTGTCCTAACAAGTGAGAACAGAGATGTGTGGGCGGGGCTGAGGGACAAGCTGGTATCTGCTGGAAATGCAGAGGACTTACGGGTTGTTGACAGTgccctcttctgtctctctctggacGATGAAAGCATGAAGGACCACATTCAGATCTCCCACAACATGCTGCACGGTGACGGCTGCAACCGCTGGTACGACAAGTCCTTCAGCATCATTCTGACCAAAGATGGACAGGCAGCCATAAATTTTGAGCACTCCTGGGGCGATGGTGTAGCTGTGCTTCGCTTTCAGAACGAGATCTTCAAAGACACAACAGAGAAGCCCCTGGTTCACCCGGGCTCTGCCCCCGCTGCAGTGGATTCAGCCTCAGCTGTGCGCAGACTGCAGTTCAAGCTGGACAGTGAGCTGGAAGATGGCGTCAAGAAGGCCAAGGAGAGTTTTGATTCAGCTGTGTCAAAACTCACCATCGATGCCATGGAGTTCAAGAAAGGTGGGAAGGAACAATTAAAGAAGAGCAAGTTGAGTCCAGATGCGATAGCCCAGCTGGCTTTTCAGATGGGCTTCTTGAGGCAGTATGGACAGACAGTGGCCACATACGAGTCCTGCAGCACTGCAGCGTTCAAGCATGGCCGCACAGAAACCATCCGACCCGCCACCGTACACACAAAACAGTGTGCACATGCCTTTGTTTGTCAGCCTGGACAACACAGTGTGGAGCAACTGCGGGGCATGCTCAGCGAGTGCTCTAAATATCACGGGCAGCTCACCAAGGAAGCAGCTATGGGTGAGTAGAACTCATTACTtcacaatacatttatttaaccaAAAGAAAGTTTAAATTAAGTTTTTGGGTTCTGTTTCGAAACACATGCTCTGAATTAGACACCCTTTGTTTGCAGTGATTGTACTTTAATGTCCCTTCCCTGTTGTCCATTTTATAAGGTGCTTTGGTTATTTATTAACAGGAAAGCATATATCTGGAGTCAGTTATCTTGATTCATGGTTGTGAAGTGCCTCCCTAGTagaggtggggtggggggggtatCGTGATGTTTTGTGTGGCAATATTATATCGTGTCATGGCCGCCATGTatagatatttttattatacaaATAGtacatatgcttttttttttacattttaacagctGAATGGGTTGCActaattcattttgaacaagctTCCTTGTTAAAAATTCAGGTTCAAGTTGGATTAGACTAAAATACTAACAGTTtagattgtgaggtgcatgcagctTTTTACAGGGTTTgacttttatcacagtgttggtccGTCTGTGGGCTTGCCTCCCATTGTATAGATATaaaaagactgagaatgttCTTATTTGACCAAACAGTTctttatttagtttaattttgtggacataaaatgcagttaaaaaagttaaatcccAACATATTAtatcgcaattctcagcatgtcacaaaatgtttaaaatcgcaataatatcgtatcCTGACTGAAGTATCGTTATAATATCGAATCGTGGGTTCTCTGATAATTCCCACCTGCACTCCCTATTAGTAATATCAAATCCATAGCATGATCTGATGGCTAAGCCTGAATTTACTCCTAACAGCACTTTAGAAGTATAACCTCGCAATCAAATCAGAACTCCCAGATTTCTGTATCTTGAAGGTACAAAATGTTGatcatgttattttgttgtgttcatgtgaatTGTTTAATTAAGATCAGAGAAAATGAATGTATAGCATCTTAATTATTTTACCTGCACGATGTTTAAAGAACTTAAGGAGTTTcagtacaaaatgaaaagaggaagtTATTTTAGACAAACGGctctgaaaaaacacaaacacgcacTGTTGTCTTTTGTACTTACCGCTTCTCTTCTCTGACCAGGTCAAGGTTTTGACCGCCACTTGTTTGCCATGCGATATCTGGCCAATTCAAAGGGTCAGGCTCTGCACAGTCTGTATGCAGACCCAGCTTACACCGCCATCAACCACAACATCCTCTCTACCAGCACCCTCACCAGTCCCGCTGTGAACCTGGGCGGCTTTGCCCCGGTGGTGCCCGACGGCTTTGGTGTCGGCTACGGTGTCCATGACGACTGGATCGGCTGCAACGTGTCCAGCTACCCAGCTCGCAACGTCCACGAGTTCCTGCAGTGTGTCCACAAGTCTCTGGAGGACATTTTCTCTGTGGTGGAGGGAAAAGCactcagctaaaaaaaaaaacaagtgtttgagaTCACCAAAGAGGGAAAATAATATCTACAGTAGTTTTACAGAAGAGTGAAGGTGAGCGTTGCTATCCTTCTTAGCCATCAGATTGTCTTTTAACTTATCTGAGAAAGCATACAGAAAGtaagttgaatattttttttacaccaaaaaGAACACAAGTAGAAGCTTAGCGATATAGGATGGGATTTAAAACACATTGTTAGCAGCAGTTTGGATTTTAatgtaactgtaaaaaaaaaataaagaaacagcaCGTATTGTGTTATCTAAAATAGCATTTAACATCACAAATACATCTGTGGGAgtcatggtgcgttccatttgatctcagaagtcGGGAATTCAGAGCAGTCTAAAAAGTCATCAGGAACCCCCTCCTGAAGTCAGAATCCCGACTTGAAAACTGAGAACCTTCAGTTGCCTGAgtaaaaatccaacatggctgctacgtgcatcaacAGTATTTTAATCTGTACACTGTTGTTTATTGGCAACGTAGTCTTGTTTCTAGGTTAATCAAATCAATCACACTAATAATATTGTGCAAGTATCACGTACTGTGTCTTATCGCCTGGTAATAACTTGCAATACAAAGGTACTCTTgcaggcgtccatgttgcttgcCTGACTTTTTGCTAAATCACCCCTGGAACGCAGTACgctcaggtgtgatgtcattccCAGTGCCGAGATCAATGGTAAATGGAATGCACCATCAATGTAACAACCATGCCCACTCTGAAAACAATGCACAGCAGACTGAAAGAAAGTGCTGACCGCTCTCATGGAATATTCTGAGTGCTGTAAATATTTATACTGCAGTAGAGCTTTTTGAGATTTAGAGCAGGAATCATTGCAGTTCATCGAGGGGAACAGATGCTGTGCCTTATGgaaatgtgaatatttaaatGAGCGTTTGCTGATCGTGACTTTAATAAATACTGATTGTCATCTTCATTTAAAGCCTCTTTGATGTGAATGtcttttgaaataaaacttAATTTAATTGTATTTGCTTCATTATATCGTTGTCATCAAGAAGTAAGAAAATGCCTTCATTAGATAATAAAGCTATTTTATATAAAAATCATCTTTGCAGTAGTTGTTAAACCCTGGGTGTTGATACCAGCAGAGGACAAACTTCATGAATATCTGAGACAAATGgtgtttttttcactctttatttaaaataaaaaaaacagttccaCCAAAAGCAAATGTACAAATGCGGTagtcaacaacagaaacatgagctaaagtaattaaaacaaacagaatccaCATTTAGATGGGCTTGATCTTGAAGTGTAGGCCGATGAGACTGAAGACGAGACATTTCAGATCTTGCACCAGGTAGTAGAACACACGAAGACCTTCAGGGTCCCTGAAACAACAACGTTTTAAACAGTTAGGCCACTATCAACGCCGTCCATGTATTACTTTAGCCCAAGTTCTACACAAATACATTACTCACTTTGACTGGTTGACGTCAATCAAGGAGCCAATTTTGGAAGTTGTGAATGAAATGTGCTCATCTCCAATGACGATCTCcagttcctttaaaaaaacaattacaatatTTCTTAAGGCTCAAATGTTTTCAGACAAACTATTCACTGCAAAGTCAATTTACTTAAGTTCAGGTGTTGACCTTAAAGTCTGAGACTTCATGTGCATGttataaaaatgaagaaacaaaaattGATAGGCATTTTTTGAGCGCaaacttttttgttgttctaGGAACCCTCCCCCTTTTTAGTGATTCTGCACCGCAGGAACTATGGACTATTGTAGTTCCTAGGAACCTGTTATGAGGAACCTtttcagctcctgcttcagagtaggtgcTCTCCCAGCACAATGGCGGTGtgaaggctgaaaaaaaaaaaaaaagtctccatgTTGAGGAACTACCCACTAGGGAGTTCCCTAACACCTACTCTTCCCCATTTAACTCTTCCCCCAATCCCCAGAACTGTTCGGTCCGAAAACACCAATTAAGTCATGACATGTGGACGAATATTAAATACTTTATAACGCCACTAGCCTGAGAAGTAAAATCATAAGGTGCTGAAGGGAACTCTACAGATAAGGTAATAAATACtatatgaaattaaaacaagaaagacAACAGATTAAAAAGGCAGTATCTTCTACTCAGTGTTAATAAACGGGGTCACAAACCTGTCTGCCAACACGGTCAGGAGGCGGCCACAGTGCATCGTCTTCCTTTGTGATCTCACTGTCGTCAATGAtcctcttcagctcctccatcacACTCTTGTGTACGTAAGCCTACGTTAGTACAGACGAGAAGGAGGAAAACTGGTTACACTTTGTGAATGTGAGGAGAAGAAGCACACTTTACttcacagacaggaagtgagaacTGGTTCATTTATACTGCTTCTTTTAAACTCAAGGTTGTGTTGTAATGAAGAATTAATCTCACTACTCTCCAATCGACACTATCAAGCCCCTGAAAGAATCACAGCGATTAAACCAACGCTAATTAAAATTCAGTATTGCATGTTGGAATCTGCAACCAAGCACAAATCTGGTTATGTTCTTCATAATTTGGATTACTGCTCTTAAACTAAcgtcttttttcttcctcttttcattttttaagacagCTACGGTCTTTTAACAATCGTATCTGTGCACCTTTTatcacactgttgttgttgctgccaGTGCCTTGTTCTTTGGTGTGGTGTACTCACACAGCAGGCAAAAGCAGATTAGACGCATTAGTAAGATGAACAACCTTTGAGAAATCCTGCACACCCACTACTACACACCCTTGAGATGATACAACAGAGCACATTAAGTCTCAGGTGGATCACCCTGAGGTGCAGGACTGAACGTTACAGGAAGTCCTTTCTCTTAGCTaccaatgtgtttttttaatgaggaaTAAAATACCATGAATACAGCTGTGTTCAGGACAGTTGaagcagcacacatttattcataaacacACTTGTAGGTGTAGATTTTCCTTTGtcttctttattcttttatctttacatggatgatttttttttaaactaacaaCATTTTGCACACTTGGTATTATTTGCACGGTGAATGTTAATCACGTTTCTTAGATATCAGaagttattttctttaagtttGGTTTTGACAGTGTTTGATTCCTGCAAAGGACACAGTATCTACTTGTGCTGAGCTAAGTCTTCAAGTTTTAAATTTCAGTCACTATTTTGGCTTCTcacattcatgaaaagataatcGAGATGAAATGTTTACTGTAAGCCCTCGTTTTGTCCAGAGGTGTTGTCATGTCTGGttaatgttaaaatgtgtttgttgttatattcaAGCAACATTGTGTTCATCATCACTACCTCAAACACatagtttattttattcatgttttaaaacttaatattatttaaaatggtTTCTCAATTATTTATTatcatctttttctttgtttgcgtTGTTGAAGTGTTGAGTGTTTGAGTTTGATAAATACATGTGGTGCAAATGTTGTGAAATCAGAGTAATCGTGTTTAATAATCCTGATCTTTATATCAATATAACAATCGTGATTATAATTGTTTCTATAATCCAGCAGCCCTGATATCTCTCCACCAAACAACATGGACCTCCACTGACTACCTTttagaggaaacaaacacatcagaaaacatataaatataaatatatatattttaacttCTTACCTCTTTTCTAATCATGACGTCATTCTTGTAGTTGCTGTTATTCGCATACCTCAGTTTACCTGAAAGAAATCATTCAATCTGTATCAGAAATGTGAAACAATGCTGGAGCGAAACACATGAGTTCACTCGTCTCCACACATGGTTCAATCAGGTTAACACGGTGAAGCATAATACATCCATACGCTTTAACTTAGTGTGTATAAAGTACCATTAACTTCCTCTGAGTagcaatttttattttattttattaatgcaTTGTAAATCAGATGTTTCGTATTTGGCGCTAGTAACTCTTTTTGCGGCCTAGCCTCTGCCgggtggctaatgttagcttgctTAGCTCAAACGCATGAAACAACCTACACGTCCGGGTTACCGCCAAACTAGACTCACCATCTGGTCTGAATTCAAATTCCAGGAACTCGTGTCCAAACTTTCCCTTGTGTCCGACATAATATCTCAAATAAAAGTCACTTGTGGACATCTTTACTTCCCAGAAAATACCTCTTTCTGGTCAAGTTTTCGGGACAAAACTGAGCTAACAAGAGCAGCTAAGATCCTCGATGACCGTGTGCGCATGCGTACAAGGCATCTAAGACCCGAGGCATCGGTGCCCTGAGTTTTGTCTTTCAGGAAGTACTGTGCGCAGGAGTACTAGGGTTAgggcatagactgtaaatagggTCACATTACgggtgaaaaaaaatctgcgTGTGGCACTCCCAGCAGAGGATAAAACGGCCTCTGTTATAAACTATTTAAAGTCTATggttataaacagtgacaatGTAAGACTctatttttaatttagtttaccTAAAAAATGGACATTTTGTATATGCACATCAAATTCCCCTGCTTGACTTCAAGGAGTAGGGATAGGGATTGTTATAAAATTTACATTAGCCACAAAAGAGGAGCAGATTTGACCATTTCAACCAGTCAACAGACTACAGAGGGAGAAATCTACATAGTGATGCATTTTGAGGGAACTATTCCTTATAAAGCGGTGTTGTTGGAATTGCGTTACAAAGCAATGCACTGGTGTAGGCCTACTACCTCTGAATGTTTTTTGCCTGTAACAAACTACATAATGCATTGGTTTTTGCAATACAAGTATCAATTAttatttagaagtgggtatactgtACCTTTtgtggagactgaaaaataagtgggtatactctgtaTACCTGCATAtatcctgcactacaccactacTGACTgattacttttgtttttcaaaataacattGTGTCTCTTGGGCAAACATCCATTCCAAGTAATATGTCTCTGACTAACTAATATATCTGTCAAAAATGTAGCgtatgcattattttttttaatttagcctATTAAGTTATCTGGTTTTGGTATGATTATTAACCTTTTAGCCCCTGTTATTGTTCATCTTTAATATTTATCGTTTCTTAAATCACCTGTTTGTGTCGGGGTAAAAAGCTGCCCACGTCTGtatattacaaaaataaaacgcAGTCTCAGAAAGATTTGTGCCTGAACACCTCTACCCAGGGAATTATGAACACGACGATTAAGTCGCATATTATTGACGTCATCCCTGCCCGCAGCAAGCACTAGTAGTTCTGACTGTACTGCACACGTGTGGTGGTTATAAAGTTTTACGCATGGCAGGATCATTTTCTCAGGAGCTCGAGGATTTGTTGAATCCTTTGCCCAAATTTGCCGACCCCGAGGATGACCAGGACGAGGCCACCAAAGCCAAAGTGGTAGAACAATTCAACGAGGACGAAGACGACGAAGATGGGGTCGGCCACAGCGCCCTGCGGAAGCACAACACATCCCTGCTCTCAGAAACAGACCGTCGGTATGTGGGGAAGAAAATCTCTCGTAAACAGCTGCTTATGGATATTGATGGATctggtgaggaggaggatgaagaggaggaggatggcaGGCTaaaagagcaggaagaaaaTGAATCTATGGGCGatgaagaggcagaggaggaggaagaagatgatgagGAAGGTTTGGTGGACAGTGATGCACACATGAGCTTTCCTCAGGGAGTGGACTTCCACAAACTGACAGAGGGCATGGATGACCTCGGAGTTAGTGAGGAAGACGATGAGAGCGGAGGTGAAACAGAAGGCAGTGATGAAGTTGAAGGCTCAgaagacgatgatgatgatgatgatgatgatgatgatgaagacggCGAGGGAGTCGTCCGCACCTTCTCCCAGGACAAAGTGGACGAGGAGGTCGAGAAAGGAAAGGCTGTGAAGAACCAGCTGGCCCTGTGGGACCATCTGCTCGAAGGTCGGATCAAGATCCAGAAAGCTCTGGTGACCGCCAACCAGCTTCCCCAGCCGGAGACTCTCCCAGAGTTCAAGAGCAGGGGCGGAGCTGAGCTCGCCGGGGAGCTGAAGAACGCCCACAAAGCTTTGAAGGCTCTTCAGAGGTCCCTGCT from Labrus bergylta chromosome 6, fLabBer1.1, whole genome shotgun sequence includes:
- the cpt2 gene encoding carnitine O-palmitoyltransferase 2, mitochondrial, which produces MANLLSMKCLSSLKKSGNIKHLRSAAVSIDKRNYSSKHGEYLHQSVVPSMHYQKSLPRLPIPKLEDTIKRYLAAQRPLLDDEQFKTTEKLAQDFQHGVGKQMHEELVAQDKNNKHTSYISGPWFDMYLSARDSVVLNFNPFMSFNPDPKTEYNNQLVRATNMVCSAVRFMKTLRAGILEPEVFHLNPAKSDTDGFKKLIRWVPSSLSWYGAYMVNAYPLDMSQYFRLFNSSRIPKQGRDELFTDDKGRHLLVMRNGNMYVFDIVNRDGNLVSPAEIQSHLKYILSDPTPAAAFPLGVLTSENRDVWAGLRDKLVSAGNAEDLRVVDSALFCLSLDDESMKDHIQISHNMLHGDGCNRWYDKSFSIILTKDGQAAINFEHSWGDGVAVLRFQNEIFKDTTEKPLVHPGSAPAAVDSASAVRRLQFKLDSELEDGVKKAKESFDSAVSKLTIDAMEFKKGGKEQLKKSKLSPDAIAQLAFQMGFLRQYGQTVATYESCSTAAFKHGRTETIRPATVHTKQCAHAFVCQPGQHSVEQLRGMLSECSKYHGQLTKEAAMGQGFDRHLFAMRYLANSKGQALHSLYADPAYTAINHNILSTSTLTSPAVNLGGFAPVVPDGFGVGYGVHDDWIGCNVSSYPARNVHEFLQCVHKSLEDIFSVVEGKALS
- the magoh gene encoding protein mago nashi homolog translates to MSTSDFYLRYYVGHKGKFGHEFLEFEFRPDGKLRYANNSNYKNDVMIRKEAYVHKSVMEELKRIIDDSEITKEDDALWPPPDRVGRQELEIVIGDEHISFTTSKIGSLIDVNQSKDPEGLRVFYYLVQDLKCLVFSLIGLHFKIKPI
- the aatf gene encoding protein AATF, with amino-acid sequence MAGSFSQELEDLLNPLPKFADPEDDQDEATKAKVVEQFNEDEDDEDGVGHSALRKHNTSLLSETDRRYVGKKISRKQLLMDIDGSGEEEDEEEEDGRLKEQEENESMGDEEAEEEEEDDEEGLVDSDAHMSFPQGVDFHKLTEGMDDLGVSEEDDESGGETEGSDEVEGSEDDDDDDDDDDDEDGEGVVRTFSQDKVDEEVEKGKAVKNQLALWDHLLEGRIKIQKALVTANQLPQPETLPEFKSRGGAELAGELKNAHKALKALQRSLLELHDDLLHQNTDTRSIAVGKTGAQGDDDEEIHSEEDEEEEGSSRDSGAPKRKLEMAEYPDFMAKRFAAFQPYRNATLQKWHDKTRLTMGKSSKGFGAFDRNILTQVEQVLMDNERLVRRTQTRRSEYRVLGKKEASALSSETVFNEDGEEAGQQLKANTHLKDLDEDIFDDDDFYHQLLRDLIERRTSAADPNDQVAMGRQWLAIQKLRSKIKKKVDTKASKGRKVRFHIHSKLVNFMAPMDHSSMSDEARSELYRGLFGHNSTARE